In Musa acuminata AAA Group cultivar baxijiao chromosome BXJ3-9, Cavendish_Baxijiao_AAA, whole genome shotgun sequence, a single genomic region encodes these proteins:
- the LOC135648528 gene encoding uncharacterized protein LOC135648528 codes for MAEEPQTDRSHPHPTPPTTNSAVTPQVPGISGFQVSPLILPGMLPIQNPDYNEHGSGIYAIPYLPYTSPMAGFSPDTLIPLKYNIPTRPSSGGASDEHGQEARQQHGPQRQVAVRRFHFAFQLDLGLIIKLAAMVFLLSQDGSSQKLVLLIFFASLVYLYQTGALAPFIQWLQQAGAPRRLQAPIRLQNGPPVGRDGQNNPQPVENHGVDDQNPNQPAENQEQPDTNDNHPEREGHRNNFWGVVKEIQLFVVGFLTSLLPGFHNNN; via the exons ATGGCGGAAGAACCCCAAACCGATCGCTCTCATCCCCATCCGACACCTCCAACCACGAATAGCGCTGTTACACCTCAG GTACCTGGTATTTCTGGCTTCCAGGTGTCTCCACTCATTTTGCCTGGAATGCTTCCTATCCAAAATCCAGATTACAATGAACATGGATCAGGAATTTATGCTATTCCATATCTTCCATACACGAGTCCAATGGCTGGGTTTTCTCCTGATACTCTcattccattaaagtataacataCCAAC GAGGCCAAGTTCTGGAGGAGCTAGTGATGAGCATGGGCAGGAAGCGAGGCAGCAACATGGCCCTCAAAGACAAGTAGCAGTAAGGAGATTCCACTTTGCATTTCAGCTTGACTTGGGTCTGATCATCAAGTTGGCGGCTATGGTCTTTCTTCTCAGTCAGGATGGATCATCGCAAAAGCTTGTTCTCCTTATTTTCTTTGCATCATTGGTTTATCT ATATCAAACTGGAGCTCTTGCTCCTTTTATACAATGGCTTCAGCAAGCAGGTGCTCCTCGTCGATTGCAAGCTCCTATACGGCTACAGAATGGCCCTCCTGTTGGTCGTGATGGTCAGAATAATCCTCAACCTG TTGAAAATCATGGTGTTGACGATCAGAATCCGAACCAACCAGCTGAAAACCAGGAGCAACCAGATACCAATGACAACCATCCAGAACGTGAAGGACACCGAAACAATTTTTGGGGGGTGGTGAAAGAGATTCAATTGTTTGTTGTCGGGTTCTTGACTTCTCTTCTTCCAGGCTTCCATAACAACAATTAA